One Gouania willdenowi chromosome 24 unlocalized genomic scaffold, fGouWil2.1 scaffold_320_arrow_ctg1, whole genome shotgun sequence genomic window carries:
- the LOC114458308 gene encoding LOW QUALITY PROTEIN: tyrosine-protein kinase FRK-like (The sequence of the model RefSeq protein was modified relative to this genomic sequence to represent the inferred CDS: deleted 1 base in 1 codon), with amino-acid sequence MVLDNGRVKHYKVKKLDNGPYFVSKTRTFSTLKTLVQHYSEQADGLCVRLGEPCKKNEAPQTYGLSYNTVDQWEIDRSTIKLLRKLGAGQFGEVFEGLWNGTTSVAVKTLKNGSMDAEDFLREAQIMKRLRHAKLIQLYAVCTMEEPIYIITELMKNGSLLEYLQKDKGSTLSFSDQIEMAAQVASGMSFLELQNYIHRDLAARNVLVGENNICKVADFGLARVFMNENVYEIKDGTKFPVRWTAPEVIRYNKFTIKSDVWSFGILLYEIMTFGQMPYPTMTNYQVIQQVPEGHRMSCPLKCPKFMYHMMTECWNGKEQERPTFETLLWRLEDYFEQDVSSYDDANNFH; translated from the exons atgg ttctAGACAATGGAAGGGTGAAGCATtacaaagtgaaaaagttggacAACGGTCCCTACTTTGTGTCAAAGACCAGAACTTTTTCC ACCCTGAAGACGTTGGTGCAGCATTATTCTGAACAAGCTGACGGGCTCTGTGTGCGTCTTGGTGAGCCgtgtaaaaag AATGAGGCTCCGCAGACGTATGGTTTGTCCTACAACACAGTGGACCAGTGGGAGATCGATCGCAGCACTATCAAACTGCTGAGGAAACTGGGAGCTGGACAGTTTGGAGAAGTGTTTGAAGGGCTGTGGAACGGCACCACATCAGTGGCAGTGAAGACCCTCAAAAATG GTTCCATGGATGCTGAGGACTTCCTGAGGGAGGCTCAGATCATGAAGCGGCTCAGACATGCTAAGCTGATCCAGCTGTACGCGGTGTGCACCATGGAGGAGCCCATCTACATCATCACTGAGCTGATGAAGAACGGAAGCCTTTTGGAGTACCTCCAGA AGGATAAAGGCTCCACGTTGAGCTTCTCGGACCAGATTGAGATGGCTGCACAGGTGGCATCAGGCATGTCCTTCCTGGAGCTTCAGAACTACATTCACAGGGATCTGGCAGCCAGGAACGTCCTGGTGGGGGAGAACAATATCTGCAAGGTAGCAGACTTTGGTCTGGCCAGGGTTTTCATG AATGAGAATGTCTACGAAATCAAAGATGGGACCAAATTTCCGGTGAGATGGACGGCCCCAGAAGTGATCAGATACAACAAGTTCACCATCAAATCAGACGTTTGGTCCTTTGGAATCCTGCTCTATGAGATCATGACCTTTGGACAGATGCCGTACCCTA CCATGACCAACTACCAGGTGATTCAGCAGGTACCTGAAGGCCACAGGATGTCGTGTCCTCTCAAGTGTCCAAAGTTCATGTATCACATGATGACGGAGTGTTGGAACGGGAAGGAACAGGAGCGCCCCACGTTTGAAACGCTGCTGTGGAGGCTGGAGGATTACTTTGAGCAGGACGTTTCCTCCTATGATGATGCTAATAATTTCCATTGA